The following are encoded together in the Arcticibacterium luteifluviistationis genome:
- a CDS encoding tetratricopeptide repeat-containing sensor histidine kinase, with protein sequence MRKLLLLFALATPLFSSAQKIDIAYVDSLIYFTQYLGMDESKADSLILMADEIEEKGFAIDYKLGAIYGYRFKGWAYDYKGDYDKAIEFMLKFLSVAQKEDFKDEIMMAYGDLGGLYSFMGRHEEAKKIYLKAIQNKTFREEQPRRLSTFYNNLGSTYNQMGKKDSALLMFTQSLKLKEETSDSLGMVNLKTNLSTFLIAEGKFSEAEKMILENITLCKLIDKKGDLWHNYINYGSLRNKQKRFKEAEKHLLNALTLAEELDNDPFRKESFQALALNYEEQGNFKAALATEQATKEVSEKILNQQTNDKISELRETFNSEEKERENKLLNAELAAKKTQQNLLILGLLMVALLTGIIAFSLRKNRIKNQKLAHQNNLINQQKDKLTELNEEKNSLISIVSHDLRSPFNSIALWNNILKENLESSPLKVAEATEMIGKTASYGQQMINNILDIEKIEINSHQLALSEIDPIALSTELIEDFAPAASGKGIKINFKSELDESQRIVTDASLLRRALENLISNALKFSHPNSKVEVMLTRENDTILFKIKDYGVGIPASEQSQLFTKYGQTSASPTSDETSSGLGLSIVKRIAEELSGTVFFESQLGKGSEFVFSLKA encoded by the coding sequence ATGAGAAAACTCCTACTCCTATTTGCTTTAGCTACTCCCCTATTTTCTTCCGCCCAGAAAATTGATATTGCCTATGTAGACAGTCTCATTTATTTCACCCAATACTTAGGAATGGACGAGTCTAAAGCAGATTCTTTGATTTTAATGGCAGACGAAATTGAGGAAAAAGGTTTTGCCATTGACTATAAACTCGGAGCCATTTACGGCTACAGATTTAAGGGCTGGGCTTATGATTATAAAGGTGATTATGATAAGGCCATTGAGTTTATGCTTAAATTTTTATCTGTTGCCCAAAAGGAAGACTTCAAAGATGAGATAATGATGGCTTACGGTGATTTGGGTGGGCTTTACTCTTTTATGGGTAGGCATGAAGAAGCAAAAAAAATCTATCTCAAGGCTATTCAAAACAAAACATTCAGAGAAGAACAGCCACGGCGACTATCAACTTTTTATAACAACCTTGGTTCTACTTACAATCAGATGGGCAAAAAAGACAGTGCCTTACTGATGTTTACACAATCTCTAAAACTCAAAGAAGAAACGAGCGACAGCCTAGGTATGGTGAATTTAAAGACCAACCTCTCTACTTTTTTAATAGCCGAAGGTAAATTCTCTGAAGCAGAAAAGATGATTTTAGAGAATATCACACTCTGTAAACTGATTGACAAAAAAGGGGATTTATGGCATAATTACATTAACTATGGTTCGCTCAGAAACAAACAAAAAAGATTTAAAGAAGCAGAGAAACATTTACTAAATGCTCTAACCCTGGCAGAAGAACTAGACAATGACCCTTTTAGAAAAGAGAGCTTTCAAGCCTTAGCTCTTAACTATGAAGAACAGGGCAACTTCAAAGCCGCTCTCGCCACGGAACAGGCTACAAAAGAAGTTTCTGAAAAGATATTAAACCAGCAAACCAATGATAAGATTAGCGAATTACGTGAAACTTTTAACTCGGAAGAAAAGGAGCGAGAAAACAAGCTCCTCAATGCAGAACTTGCTGCCAAAAAGACACAACAAAATCTACTAATCTTAGGCCTTTTAATGGTGGCTTTGCTTACTGGCATTATTGCTTTCTCCTTGAGAAAAAACAGAATTAAAAACCAAAAACTGGCTCATCAAAACAATTTAATAAACCAACAGAAGGACAAACTTACAGAGCTGAATGAGGAGAAAAACTCCCTTATAAGCATAGTTTCGCATGATTTGAGGAGCCCATTTAACAGCATTGCTCTCTGGAATAATATATTAAAAGAGAACTTAGAAAGCTCCCCATTAAAAGTAGCCGAAGCCACCGAGATGATAGGCAAAACAGCCAGCTATGGGCAGCAGATGATTAATAACATTCTGGATATTGAAAAAATTGAAATCAATTCGCATCAGCTTGCATTATCAGAGATTGACCCCATAGCGTTAAGTACTGAATTGATAGAAGATTTTGCCCCTGCGGCATCTGGAAAAGGCATTAAGATTAACTTCAAATCTGAACTAGATGAAAGCCAAAGAATAGTTACCGACGCATCTTTACTTAGAAGAGCTCTGGAAAATCTTATATCAAATGCTTTGAAATTCTCTCATCCAAACTCCAAAGTAGAAGTAATGTTGACAAGAGAAAATGACACCATTCTTTTTAAAATCAAAGACTATGGTGTTGGCATTCCTGCCTCTGAGCAAAGCCAACTTTTTACTAAATATGGGCAAACCTCAGCATCTCCTACTTCTGATGAAACCTCTTCAGGGCTTGGTCTAAGTATTGTCAAAAGAATAGCCGAAGAGCTAAGCGGAACGGTTTTCTTTGAGTCACAACTAGGGAAAGGGTCAGAGTTCGTTTTCTCTTTAAAAGCCTAA
- a CDS encoding SulP family inorganic anion transporter, with the protein MKKYLNLFDFKQKIDYKTEVLSGLTVALALVPEAVAFALIAGLSPLTGLYAAFVMGLVTSILGGRPGMISGATGAVAVVIVALSLSHGPEYIFATVILAGIIQILAGVFRLGKLMRLVPHPVIFGFVNGLAIIIFMSQLDQFKDASGNWLTGQSLYILLGLVLLTMLIIWGLPKLTRAIPASLVAILAVFGIVLVFGIDTKTVGDIASIQGGFPPFHIPNVPFSFDTLVLIFPYAAIMAGVGLIESLLTLNIIDEITETRGRGNKEAVAQGAANILSGMFSGMGGCAMLGQSLINISNGARARLSGIVAAVALLLFVMFGASLIEQLPMAALTGLMIMVAIGTFEWASLRTFNKMPKSDIFVLVTVTLVTVFLHNLALAVIVGVIIAALVFAYDSARRIRARKSIDEKGVKHYEIYGPLFFASVTAFNEKFDILNDPDEIVIDFKESRVVDMSAIEALNKITERYLKVGKKVHLRHLSPDCKLLLENADDIIEVNVLEDPTYHIMADKI; encoded by the coding sequence AGCTTTTGCTTTAATAGCTGGTTTGTCTCCGCTAACAGGGCTTTATGCCGCTTTCGTAATGGGTTTGGTTACCTCAATATTGGGCGGAAGGCCTGGTATGATTTCAGGGGCTACTGGGGCCGTGGCAGTTGTGATAGTTGCTCTGTCTCTCTCACATGGTCCTGAATACATATTCGCCACGGTGATTTTAGCAGGTATTATTCAAATTTTGGCAGGAGTGTTTAGGTTGGGAAAATTGATGCGATTAGTGCCTCATCCCGTGATTTTCGGTTTTGTAAATGGTTTGGCCATCATCATTTTTATGTCGCAGTTAGACCAGTTTAAAGACGCTTCAGGAAATTGGTTAACAGGGCAGTCTTTATATATTTTACTGGGTCTGGTACTATTAACCATGCTCATTATTTGGGGATTGCCTAAACTTACTAGAGCCATTCCTGCTTCGCTGGTTGCCATTTTAGCGGTTTTTGGAATTGTATTAGTTTTCGGAATTGACACCAAAACGGTTGGAGATATTGCTTCTATTCAAGGTGGTTTTCCACCATTTCATATTCCTAATGTACCTTTCAGCTTTGATACCCTAGTTTTGATTTTCCCTTATGCAGCTATCATGGCTGGTGTAGGATTAATTGAGAGTTTGTTGACCTTAAATATTATTGATGAAATTACCGAAACGCGTGGTAGAGGTAATAAAGAAGCGGTGGCTCAGGGTGCTGCCAATATTTTGTCAGGCATGTTTTCTGGTATGGGAGGCTGTGCTATGTTGGGGCAAAGCCTTATCAACATTTCTAATGGAGCCAGAGCTAGGCTTTCTGGAATTGTGGCAGCCGTGGCCTTATTATTATTTGTAATGTTTGGTGCAAGCTTGATAGAGCAACTGCCCATGGCAGCTCTTACTGGCTTAATGATTATGGTAGCCATTGGGACTTTTGAGTGGGCCAGTTTAAGGACATTTAATAAAATGCCTAAGTCGGATATTTTTGTGTTAGTAACAGTGACTTTAGTAACGGTCTTTTTGCACAATTTAGCTTTAGCCGTAATAGTGGGTGTAATTATAGCGGCATTGGTTTTTGCGTATGATAGTGCTAGACGTATTAGAGCAAGAAAATCAATAGATGAAAAAGGCGTAAAGCATTACGAAATATATGGGCCATTGTTTTTTGCTTCAGTAACGGCTTTTAATGAGAAGTTTGATATCCTTAACGACCCAGACGAGATAGTGATTGATTTTAAAGAGAGTAGAGTGGTTGATATGTCGGCCATTGAGGCATTAAATAAGATCACAGAACGCTATTTGAAAGTAGGCAAGAAAGTGCATTTACGTCACTTGAGCCCTGACTGTAAGCTGTTATTGGAAAATGCCGATGATATAATTGAAGTAAATGTATTGGAAGACCCAACGTATCATATTATGGCAGATAAAATATAA
- a CDS encoding B12-binding domain-containing radical SAM protein: protein MKDLLLITPPFTQLNTPYPATPYIKGFLNTKGISSFQMDLGIEVILALFSKDNLASIFEMAYENETISTENAERIYCLREEYLKNINEIIQFLQGQNQTFAKQICTENFLPQASRFEQINDLEWAFGSMGDQDKAKHLATLFLEDLSDFIKECVDENFGFSRYAERLGRSANAFDELYDYLQEDLTLIDEVSLDILEERLQKLQPKLVCFSVPFPGNLYSGFRCAQYIKENYPEIKVAMGGGFANTELRSVKDKRVFEFFDFISLDDGELPLELLSQHVLGQQEKLELKRTFHLLDDEVTYTNNSPKPDYKQAQVGTPDYSDLWLDSYISVIEIANPMHSLWSDGRWNKLTMAHGCYWGKCTFCDISLDYIKLYEPIAAKILVDRMEELIEQTGEKGFHFVDEAAPPALMRSLALEILKRKLVVTWWTNIRFEKNFTADLCKLLKASGCIAISGGLEVASDRLLALIDKGVTVKQVAQVTRNLTESGIMVHSYLMYGYPTQTIQETVDSLEMVRQMFELGVLQSGFWHQFALTAHSPIGLKPEAFGIVADYQDISFANNDIQFTDSTGIDHDKFSFGLKKSLFNYMHGICFEYPLQEWFDFKIPKTTVPKNLIMDALDEQGDFLLKPNTKIVWLGAEPSVFKKNAKKLRLLFHTKTDAFEVDLGIENGNWLLDKLNELKPENGKLLTLQNLKEDYEQQYENFELFWYSKPIQVMRENGLLAL, encoded by the coding sequence TTGAAAGACCTTTTACTTATTACGCCTCCGTTCACGCAGCTAAATACTCCCTACCCTGCTACGCCTTACATCAAAGGTTTTTTGAATACAAAGGGCATTTCTTCCTTTCAAATGGATTTAGGGATTGAGGTTATTTTAGCCCTCTTTTCTAAGGATAATTTGGCTAGCATCTTTGAAATGGCCTATGAAAACGAGACCATTTCTACAGAAAATGCAGAACGTATTTATTGCCTCAGAGAGGAATACCTAAAAAACATAAATGAGATAATTCAATTCTTACAAGGGCAAAATCAGACCTTTGCCAAGCAAATTTGTACAGAGAATTTTCTTCCTCAGGCCAGTCGTTTTGAACAAATCAATGATTTGGAATGGGCTTTTGGTAGCATGGGAGACCAAGATAAAGCCAAGCATCTGGCCACATTATTTTTAGAAGACCTTTCTGATTTCATAAAAGAATGTGTAGATGAGAATTTTGGCTTTAGCAGATACGCCGAAAGACTTGGACGAAGTGCAAATGCCTTTGATGAACTCTATGATTACCTTCAAGAAGATTTAACGTTAATAGATGAAGTATCTCTCGATATTTTAGAGGAAAGGCTTCAGAAACTTCAGCCAAAACTGGTATGTTTTTCGGTACCTTTTCCTGGGAATCTTTACAGTGGGTTTAGGTGTGCTCAGTACATCAAAGAAAACTATCCAGAAATTAAAGTGGCCATGGGTGGCGGCTTTGCCAATACTGAATTAAGAAGCGTAAAAGACAAAAGAGTTTTTGAATTCTTTGATTTTATATCGCTAGATGATGGCGAATTACCACTAGAACTTTTAAGTCAACATGTTTTAGGACAGCAGGAGAAACTAGAACTTAAAAGGACGTTTCATCTGCTAGATGATGAGGTAACATATACTAACAACAGTCCGAAACCAGATTATAAACAAGCACAGGTAGGCACGCCAGACTATAGCGATTTATGGCTTGACAGCTATATCTCGGTAATAGAAATAGCCAACCCCATGCACAGCCTGTGGAGTGATGGCCGCTGGAATAAGCTCACCATGGCTCATGGCTGCTATTGGGGAAAATGCACTTTCTGCGACATTTCATTAGACTATATAAAACTCTATGAACCTATAGCTGCCAAAATTCTGGTAGACAGAATGGAGGAGCTGATAGAACAAACTGGCGAAAAAGGGTTTCATTTTGTGGATGAAGCCGCTCCGCCAGCACTGATGCGTTCATTGGCTTTGGAAATACTGAAACGTAAACTGGTGGTAACCTGGTGGACTAACATCCGATTTGAAAAGAACTTTACGGCAGACCTCTGCAAACTTCTAAAAGCTTCTGGTTGCATTGCTATTTCGGGTGGTTTAGAAGTGGCATCTGACCGACTTTTAGCTTTAATAGACAAAGGTGTTACCGTAAAACAAGTGGCTCAAGTGACCAGAAATCTCACAGAATCTGGCATTATGGTTCACTCCTACCTGATGTATGGTTATCCTACCCAAACCATTCAAGAAACGGTAGATAGCTTAGAAATGGTGCGTCAAATGTTTGAATTGGGCGTGCTCCAATCTGGCTTTTGGCATCAGTTTGCCCTGACCGCTCATAGCCCTATTGGGCTTAAGCCTGAGGCCTTTGGTATAGTGGCAGACTATCAGGATATAAGCTTTGCCAATAACGACATCCAGTTTACCGACAGCACGGGCATAGACCATGATAAATTTAGTTTTGGGCTGAAAAAGTCACTCTTTAATTATATGCATGGCATCTGTTTTGAATACCCACTTCAAGAGTGGTTTGATTTCAAAATACCAAAAACCACAGTTCCCAAAAACTTGATAATGGATGCCTTAGATGAGCAGGGCGACTTCCTTTTAAAACCAAATACCAAAATAGTTTGGTTAGGTGCTGAACCTTCCGTTTTCAAGAAAAACGCCAAGAAGCTAAGACTCCTTTTTCATACTAAAACAGATGCTTTTGAAGTAGATTTAGGTATCGAAAACGGTAATTGGTTATTAGACAAACTGAATGAGCTAAAACCAGAAAACGGAAAACTCTTAACCCTACAAAACCTCAAAGAGGACTACGAGCAGCAGTACGAAAACTTTGAGCTATTCTGGTACTCTAAACCTATACAGGTGATGAGGGAGAATGGGTTGTTGGCTCTTTGA
- a CDS encoding HNH endonuclease domain-containing protein, producing MIKIQEHLNRTDAEAFLDGLALKHWEELNKKLANGKGFKQNSLIEKCKKYREKTECELYREEYAKDNLAFAKRQKSFFDFLLAKEAKELKRIVISRPISFSAIKADIFSILEPNDLFTGTPGNYSQTPFGKLLSETIFNYAFFRGSEFCKELFKIIGFESATCPYCNDNKLNIVKLRSNSSAVTKLKAYLDLDHFYPKSLNPFFAVSFFNLVPSCHDCNSGDKGDKPFSIETHINPYHEAFDDNYKFRISLTVLLGDPLDCIEIQKINSKLLDITLNDLNLNARYANHFETANQLVDLFWKNKKHVGTEFENDFKELLLKDIAIDRKSILKHQRAKMNRDILRQIDIDNILNII from the coding sequence ATGATTAAAATTCAAGAGCACTTAAATAGAACCGATGCTGAAGCATTTCTGGATGGTTTGGCACTAAAGCATTGGGAAGAATTGAATAAAAAACTAGCCAATGGTAAGGGTTTTAAGCAGAACTCATTGATTGAAAAATGTAAAAAATATCGAGAAAAAACAGAATGTGAACTTTATCGAGAAGAGTATGCAAAAGATAATTTGGCATTTGCAAAACGTCAAAAATCTTTTTTTGATTTTCTCTTGGCAAAAGAAGCAAAAGAACTAAAAAGAATTGTAATATCGAGACCTATTAGTTTTTCAGCAATTAAGGCTGATATCTTCAGTATCTTAGAGCCGAATGATTTATTTACAGGAACTCCCGGTAACTATTCTCAAACTCCATTTGGTAAATTACTATCAGAAACAATTTTCAATTATGCTTTTTTTAGAGGCTCTGAGTTTTGTAAAGAATTATTTAAAATAATTGGTTTTGAGTCAGCTACTTGTCCGTATTGTAATGATAATAAACTTAATATTGTAAAACTTAGAAGCAACTCTTCAGCCGTAACTAAATTGAAGGCATATCTTGATTTAGATCATTTTTATCCTAAATCGTTGAATCCATTTTTTGCTGTTTCTTTTTTCAATCTAGTTCCTTCATGCCACGATTGTAATTCAGGCGATAAAGGAGATAAGCCTTTTTCAATTGAAACGCATATAAATCCATATCATGAAGCCTTTGATGATAATTATAAATTTAGGATATCATTGACGGTCTTACTTGGCGACCCTTTGGATTGTATTGAAATTCAAAAGATAAATTCAAAATTACTTGATATCACATTGAATGACTTAAACCTTAACGCTCGTTACGCTAATCATTTTGAAACTGCTAACCAACTTGTTGATTTGTTTTGGAAGAATAAAAAACATGTTGGAACTGAATTTGAAAATGACTTTAAAGAATTGCTGCTAAAAGACATCGCAATCGATAGAAAGAGTATCCTCAAACACCAAAGGGCAAAAATGAACAGAGATATTTTAAGGCAGATTGATATTGATAACATATTAAATATTATATAA
- a CDS encoding AAA family ATPase encodes MNISYIWVEKFRNFENFGFNLSSSHKFKFDAENRILSKKDVEPLPPNFFGERINDVVGVIGKNGSGKSNAVELVCKLLKGAKTSLQTNFFVIVKEGNKLICHHSFSNISRPQADFEISFENYIGSINPLKVVFFSNVFDERRNEFDKEVSDISVNNLFNRQHFLRREKITDFEKQIRLIKSKIFSSLNIDLPTQIQLTSKVWINRFNASHEKNIYGGNYRVIRELKIIFRDRLRNIRPENKFIHLLRFGYFFEIYNIYSRRNRNRENADRVIFRDFEQFIRSLFSLKTEDISEKLIDFLYNEFSNMDLEQPSIISERQKLESEFERILKQIDFLKKLKITVSELNIEYSSEGARSRGIEYFIFNYKSAYSKIFINDYITLFGQNSVFDINWIGISSGHKAYLNLFSSLYQELRYTRQNNLLLCIDEGDLYLHPMWQIEFFDKLLTVLPTIFSGNIQLLLTSHSPFLLSDLPKQNITILDKSFTGSSQDGIELRTNTFGGNLYDLYAEPFFLGKKRTSDFAYNKIKSLIDSVESKQISLKDKKGFMKLANIIGDDVIQFRIKKILEND; translated from the coding sequence ATGAATATTAGTTATATATGGGTAGAGAAATTTAGAAATTTTGAAAACTTTGGTTTCAACCTTTCAAGTTCTCACAAATTTAAATTTGATGCAGAAAATAGGATATTATCTAAGAAGGATGTAGAGCCATTGCCCCCCAACTTTTTTGGTGAAAGAATAAACGATGTAGTTGGAGTTATTGGCAAAAATGGCTCTGGTAAAAGTAATGCGGTTGAATTGGTATGTAAATTGTTGAAGGGAGCTAAAACATCATTACAAACAAACTTCTTTGTTATCGTTAAAGAAGGGAATAAATTGATCTGTCATCATTCTTTTTCCAATATTTCAAGGCCCCAAGCCGATTTTGAAATTTCATTTGAGAATTACATAGGTTCTATTAATCCTCTCAAAGTTGTTTTTTTCTCCAATGTATTTGACGAGAGAAGAAATGAATTTGACAAGGAGGTGTCAGACATTTCTGTGAACAACTTATTTAATCGCCAACACTTTTTAAGAAGAGAGAAAATAACAGACTTCGAGAAGCAGATTAGATTGATAAAATCCAAAATATTTTCTTCTCTAAATATTGATTTACCAACACAAATTCAGTTAACCAGTAAAGTATGGATAAATAGGTTTAACGCATCACACGAAAAGAATATTTATGGAGGCAATTATAGAGTAATTAGGGAATTGAAAATTATTTTTAGAGATAGACTTAGAAATATTAGGCCGGAAAATAAATTTATTCACTTACTAAGATTCGGGTATTTTTTTGAAATTTACAATATTTACTCTAGAAGAAATCGAAATAGGGAGAATGCCGATAGGGTTATATTTAGAGATTTTGAACAGTTCATTCGTTCATTATTTAGTCTAAAAACAGAAGATATTTCTGAGAAGTTAATTGATTTTTTATACAATGAGTTTTCTAATATGGATTTAGAACAACCAAGTATAATCTCGGAGAGGCAGAAGTTGGAAAGTGAATTTGAAAGGATATTGAAGCAAATTGATTTTCTTAAAAAACTAAAAATAACAGTAAGCGAATTAAACATTGAATACAGCTCTGAAGGTGCAAGAAGTAGAGGAATTGAATATTTTATATTCAATTATAAATCGGCGTATTCAAAAATATTTATAAACGATTATATCACGCTTTTTGGTCAAAATAGTGTATTTGATATTAACTGGATTGGAATTAGTTCCGGCCATAAAGCTTACTTAAATTTATTTTCCTCACTTTATCAGGAATTAAGATATACGCGGCAAAACAACTTACTTCTTTGCATTGATGAGGGAGACCTTTATCTTCATCCTATGTGGCAAATTGAATTTTTCGATAAATTACTAACTGTTTTACCAACCATTTTTTCTGGCAATATCCAGTTGTTATTGACTTCACATTCTCCCTTTTTGCTTTCCGACTTGCCTAAACAAAACATAACCATCTTGGATAAATCATTTACAGGTTCCTCTCAGGATGGAATTGAACTGAGAACAAATACATTTGGGGGCAATCTTTATGATTTGTACGCTGAACCCTTTTTCTTAGGTAAGAAAAGAACTAGTGATTTCGCTTACAACAAAATTAAAAGTCTTATTGATTCGGTTGAAAGCAAGCAAATAAGTTTGAAGGACAAGAAGGGATTTATGAAACTAGCAAACATTATTGGTGATGATGTAATTCAATTTCGCATTAAAAAGATTCTTGAAAATGATTAA
- a CDS encoding LytTR family DNA-binding domain-containing protein produces the protein MKTIQKIRIGGHLFAQPKDLLKLEARENYTQIFFKSGKEVLVATTIGLLEQRLSIHGFYRTDRNAVVNMSCVKSLYRNGRRMQAKLNNDELIKVSKRRINDMLSLSVNRDIELIEVC, from the coding sequence ATGAAAACAATACAGAAAATCAGAATAGGCGGGCATCTCTTCGCTCAGCCAAAAGACTTACTAAAGCTAGAAGCCAGAGAAAACTACACACAAATTTTCTTCAAAAGTGGTAAAGAAGTGCTAGTGGCCACAACCATTGGTTTGTTAGAGCAGCGGCTGTCTATCCACGGTTTTTACAGAACAGACCGAAACGCCGTAGTGAATATGAGCTGCGTAAAATCTTTATACCGAAACGGCAGGAGAATGCAAGCGAAACTTAATAATGACGAGCTTATAAAAGTGTCAAAAAGGAGAATTAACGACATGCTCAGTCTATCCGTAAACCGTGATATAGAATTGATAGAGGTTTGTTAG